In Halovivax gelatinilyticus, the following are encoded in one genomic region:
- a CDS encoding ABC transporter substrate-binding protein — translation MLRSNTTRREVLAAGGAVSASLLIGFTGTAAARQDGTLHITQQVEPAHDYDPVVLNDAYSARIANHLYDGLYEFGPELDIHPKIAVDEPEVEEDGTRYIVEIHGGIEFHNGDPLTAEDVLHSFTAPVVEETDNITEFDMIDVESSDTIDEHTVQFDLLEPYGPFDTMTLATNIVNSELRMEEEGTPPAERSYNVDNPVGSGPFVYVDHQDGEFFDMERWDDYWDEPMPELQSVRWVATEDDAARTAQIRAGDTDMGLGIPPADYDLLVEEDDVQVLNEQSISYFYIAFNCNEGPTTEPEVRNAIEYTFSASTFIEDIIGELAENAVAPMGPAVVEEWGFPADEYAEMENEFDPEQAADMLEGHDVDGWEPELIAPPDDIRISLMERVAARLGELGQFGVDVNPQVRSLSWAEFLERYTTGNESDYAMYTLGWTGGPDPDAYYWPLFHEENAGITQGHYYENPEFHEMLRNARESVDQDERFELYDEATRTLLEDKVHVPTYSIHNSVAAMPDVEDIEVHPDSGTKPRVVSDHHNTSV, via the coding sequence ATGCTCCGTAGTAACACGACACGGCGTGAGGTGCTCGCCGCCGGTGGGGCGGTTTCGGCCTCCCTGCTGATCGGCTTTACCGGCACCGCCGCCGCACGGCAGGACGGAACGCTTCACATCACCCAGCAGGTCGAACCGGCCCACGACTACGATCCGGTCGTTCTCAACGATGCCTACTCCGCGCGCATCGCGAACCACCTCTACGATGGACTCTACGAGTTCGGGCCGGAGCTGGACATCCATCCGAAAATAGCTGTCGACGAACCGGAGGTCGAAGAAGACGGGACGCGCTACATCGTCGAGATCCACGGTGGGATCGAGTTCCACAACGGGGATCCGCTCACCGCCGAGGACGTGCTTCACTCGTTTACGGCACCGGTCGTAGAGGAGACGGACAACATCACGGAGTTCGACATGATCGACGTCGAGTCGTCGGACACCATCGACGAGCATACGGTCCAGTTCGACCTCCTGGAGCCGTACGGGCCGTTCGACACGATGACGCTGGCGACGAACATCGTCAACAGCGAGCTTCGGATGGAAGAAGAGGGCACGCCGCCGGCCGAGCGGTCGTACAACGTCGACAACCCCGTCGGATCGGGGCCGTTCGTCTACGTCGACCATCAGGACGGCGAGTTCTTCGACATGGAGCGGTGGGACGATTACTGGGACGAGCCGATGCCCGAACTCCAATCGGTTCGGTGGGTCGCGACCGAGGACGACGCGGCGCGCACGGCCCAGATTCGCGCGGGCGACACCGACATGGGACTGGGCATTCCACCGGCCGACTACGATTTGCTCGTCGAAGAGGACGACGTGCAGGTTCTCAACGAACAGAGCATCTCGTACTTCTACATCGCGTTCAACTGTAACGAAGGGCCGACGACCGAGCCCGAAGTGCGCAACGCGATCGAGTACACGTTCTCCGCGTCGACGTTCATCGAGGACATTATCGGCGAGCTGGCCGAGAACGCGGTCGCCCCCATGGGGCCGGCGGTGGTAGAGGAGTGGGGCTTTCCGGCCGACGAGTACGCCGAGATGGAAAACGAATTCGATCCGGAACAGGCCGCCGACATGCTGGAGGGCCACGACGTCGACGGCTGGGAACCCGAACTCATCGCGCCGCCGGACGACATCCGCATCTCGCTGATGGAGCGCGTCGCCGCCCGACTCGGCGAGCTCGGACAGTTTGGCGTCGACGTCAACCCGCAGGTTCGCAGCCTCTCGTGGGCGGAGTTTTTAGAGCGGTACACGACCGGCAACGAGAGTGACTACGCCATGTACACCCTCGGGTGGACCGGCGGCCCCGACCCCGACGCGTACTACTGGCCGCTCTTTCACGAGGAGAACGCGGGCATCACGCAGGGACACTACTACGAGAATCCCGAGTTCCACGAGATGCTGCGCAACGCGCGCGAAAGCGTCGACCAGGACGAGCGGTTCGAACTGTACGACGAGGCGACGCGCACGCTGCTCGAAGACAAGGTCCACGTCCCGACCTACAGCATCCACAACAGCGTCGCCGCGATGCCGGACGTCGAGGACATCGAGGTCCACCCGGACTCGGGGACGAAACCTCGGGTGGTTTCCGACCACCACAACACCTCGGTCTGA
- a CDS encoding ABC transporter permease yields the protein MGLLKYTIFRFLQSIPVLLGISVIVFALANLGPGDPVRMMLHGQEYDQEMVEAIEARYGLDRPVHERYLTYMAGIFQGDLGESIHRNRTVLGLMGDRIAPTLLLVLSAYAFALATSIPLGILAAKRRNKPEDHVSRIIALIGVSTPSFWIGIMLILLFAVTLGWLPSSGLVYPWRTPADYRGIGSYPELYYETIRHLLLPMIALGTLQMATLMRVERTQMIDSLQKDYVKLARAYGISERTILRKHAFQVAQLPVITIVGLNLSTAIGGAVLTEYVFNINGMGRLFIESIDQNDYQVTMGITMLLATLFVIGVIITDIAYAYVDPRVTYGESE from the coding sequence ATGGGACTACTCAAGTACACGATTTTTCGGTTCCTCCAGTCGATACCTGTCCTTCTCGGTATCTCCGTGATCGTATTCGCACTCGCGAATCTGGGGCCGGGGGATCCGGTTCGAATGATGTTACACGGACAGGAGTACGACCAGGAGATGGTCGAAGCGATCGAGGCGCGGTACGGACTCGACCGACCGGTTCACGAACGGTATCTGACCTACATGGCCGGCATCTTCCAGGGCGACCTGGGAGAGAGCATCCACCGAAACCGGACGGTGCTCGGCCTCATGGGCGACCGGATCGCACCGACGCTGCTTCTGGTTCTGTCCGCGTACGCGTTCGCACTCGCGACGTCGATTCCGCTCGGAATCCTGGCCGCAAAGCGACGAAACAAGCCCGAAGACCACGTCTCACGGATCATCGCGCTGATCGGCGTGAGCACGCCGTCGTTCTGGATCGGGATCATGTTGATCCTGCTCTTTGCCGTGACGCTCGGCTGGTTGCCTTCGAGCGGGCTCGTCTACCCGTGGCGCACCCCGGCAGATTACCGCGGAATCGGTAGTTATCCGGAGCTGTACTACGAGACGATTCGCCACCTGCTGTTGCCGATGATCGCCCTCGGGACGCTCCAGATGGCGACGCTGATGCGCGTCGAACGGACCCAGATGATCGACTCGCTCCAGAAGGATTACGTCAAGCTCGCCCGCGCGTACGGCATCTCGGAACGAACGATCCTGCGCAAACACGCGTTCCAGGTCGCCCAGCTTCCGGTGATCACGATCGTCGGTCTGAACCTCTCGACGGCGATCGGCGGGGCCGTCCTCACCGAGTACGTCTTCAACATAAACGGGATGGGGCGGCTGTTCATCGAATCGATCGACCAGAACGATTACCAGGTCACCATGGGAATCACGATGTTGCTCGCGACGCTGTTCGTCATCGGCGTCATCATCACCGACATCGCGTACGCGTACGTCGATCCGCGAGTGACCTACGGGGAGAGTGAGTGA
- a CDS encoding ABC transporter permease encodes MAIGESQLDQDGSQGGDGVDAKVGWRYTLRKIKRDTTARWGLYVVGFVMLVAAYATVDTHLSRFTFGMASDYAVANAVPFLDHPTHIPEPGEGESHVPPAFLAEGTWSHPLGTDPDGRDYLTRIIYGTRVSVSVGIGATGFALFFGTIVGAVSGYYGGWVDDTLMRAVEILYAIPPLILIIVITVFVGDTSLHWIVIGVGVAFIPVFARIIRSQVLSVREMDYIEAARAAGVRDRHIIFKHIVPNSFAPLLVYATLQIGVTILIVAGLSFLGYGVQPPTPDWGQMLNISHGYMHSNIWLSIWPGVAIMITIMGFNLFGDGLQDALDPRIDN; translated from the coding sequence ATGGCTATCGGAGAATCTCAACTCGATCAAGACGGCTCGCAGGGTGGCGACGGCGTCGACGCGAAGGTCGGCTGGCGCTACACGCTCCGAAAGATCAAGCGCGATACGACGGCACGCTGGGGGCTGTACGTCGTCGGATTCGTCATGCTCGTCGCCGCGTACGCGACGGTCGACACGCACCTCTCGCGGTTTACGTTCGGGATGGCGTCCGATTACGCCGTCGCGAACGCCGTCCCGTTCCTGGACCATCCGACCCACATTCCGGAGCCGGGCGAAGGAGAATCGCACGTCCCGCCCGCGTTCTTAGCGGAGGGGACCTGGTCACACCCGCTCGGGACGGACCCGGACGGGCGAGATTACCTGACGAGGATCATTTACGGCACCCGCGTCTCCGTTAGCGTCGGCATCGGCGCGACCGGGTTCGCCCTGTTCTTCGGGACGATCGTCGGTGCCGTTTCGGGCTACTACGGCGGCTGGGTCGACGACACGCTCATGCGCGCCGTCGAGATCCTCTACGCGATCCCGCCGCTGATCCTCATCATCGTCATCACGGTGTTCGTCGGCGATACGAGCCTTCACTGGATCGTCATCGGCGTCGGCGTCGCCTTTATTCCGGTCTTCGCTCGGATCATACGCAGCCAGGTGCTTTCCGTCAGGGAGATGGATTACATCGAGGCGGCCCGGGCGGCCGGGGTGAGAGACCGACACATCATCTTCAAACACATCGTCCCGAACAGCTTCGCGCCGTTGCTGGTGTACGCGACGTTACAGATCGGCGTGACGATCCTCATCGTCGCCGGCCTCTCGTTCCTGGGCTACGGCGTCCAGCCGCCGACGCCCGACTGGGGACAGATGCTCAACATCTCACACGGCTACATGCACTCGAACATCTGGCTGTCGATCTGGCCGGGCGTCGCGATCATGATCACGATTATGGGCTTCAACCTCTTCGGCGACGGGCTGCAAGATGCCTTGGACCCCCGCATTGACAACTAA
- a CDS encoding ABC transporter ATP-binding protein, giving the protein MSDVVDPIIEVRNLSKYFSAQSGYVASVLGSPDVQAVDEVTLDIRRGETLALVGESGCGKSTLARTILQLDRPTAGTVRFDGADLTAMSDRELRPLRRNMQMIFQDPHSSLNPRMKVGQIIEEPMLAHDLYDGDERTRRAKELLEKVGLDADHYYRHPHEFSGGQRQRINLARAFSTDPDVIMCDEPTSALDVSVQAQVLNVMDELQDEFDVTYLFISHDLSVVRYIADRVAVMYLGHIVELAEKEELFENPRHPYTRALLDAIPVPDPRERDARASLEGDVPSPIDPPTGCRFHTRCPRLIQPGTHDVESAELSAAAREAVLPAYDMPDEIWDDVRTFTRAVKRRSFGLEEIEASEAAVTDFVEAEFFPDGRPSGPANGVIQEVIRLLADGAWDEARPLVRTTFEATSVCATRRPAYELESEIGSDRHFAACHLHAESGRSE; this is encoded by the coding sequence ATGAGCGACGTCGTCGACCCGATCATCGAAGTGCGAAACCTCTCGAAGTACTTCTCGGCCCAGAGCGGCTACGTCGCTAGCGTCCTCGGCTCGCCGGACGTCCAGGCGGTCGACGAGGTGACCCTGGATATCCGCCGGGGCGAAACCCTGGCGCTCGTCGGCGAGAGCGGTTGTGGAAAGAGCACGCTCGCACGAACGATCCTGCAACTCGATCGACCGACCGCTGGAACCGTCAGGTTCGACGGCGCGGACCTCACGGCGATGAGCGATCGGGAGCTCAGACCGCTCCGACGGAACATGCAGATGATCTTTCAGGACCCGCACTCGTCGCTGAATCCGCGGATGAAAGTCGGCCAGATCATCGAAGAGCCGATGCTGGCCCACGATCTGTACGACGGCGACGAGCGCACCCGGCGGGCCAAGGAGTTGCTCGAGAAAGTCGGCCTCGACGCCGACCACTACTACCGGCACCCACACGAGTTCTCGGGCGGCCAACGACAGCGGATCAATCTCGCGCGCGCGTTCAGTACCGATCCCGACGTCATCATGTGCGACGAGCCGACGTCCGCGCTAGACGTCTCCGTGCAGGCGCAGGTGCTGAACGTGATGGACGAACTCCAGGACGAGTTCGACGTGACCTACCTGTTCATCTCTCACGATCTGAGCGTCGTCAGGTACATCGCCGACCGCGTCGCCGTGATGTACCTCGGTCACATCGTCGAACTGGCCGAGAAGGAAGAACTCTTCGAGAATCCACGGCACCCGTACACGCGCGCCCTGCTCGACGCGATACCCGTTCCGGATCCGCGAGAGCGAGACGCCAGAGCGTCGCTCGAAGGCGACGTCCCCAGCCCGATCGATCCGCCGACGGGCTGTCGGTTTCACACGCGGTGTCCTCGCCTCATCCAGCCCGGCACCCACGACGTCGAGTCCGCGGAACTGTCGGCGGCGGCTCGTGAGGCGGTGCTTCCCGCGTACGATATGCCAGACGAGATCTGGGACGACGTGCGGACGTTTACGCGTGCGGTGAAACGGCGATCGTTCGGGCTGGAAGAGATCGAAGCGTCGGAGGCTGCCGTCACGGACTTCGTCGAGGCGGAGTTCTTCCCCGACGGCCGGCCGAGCGGGCCAGCTAACGGCGTAATTCAAGAGGTGATCCGGTTACTCGCCGACGGTGCGTGGGACGAAGCGAGACCTCTCGTTCGGACGACGTTCGAGGCGACGAGCGTCTGTGCGACACGACGGCCCGCCTACGAACTCGAAAGCGAGATCGGATCGGACCGGCACTTCGCTGCCTGCCACCTCCACGCAGAGTCCGGTCGAAGCGAGTGA
- a CDS encoding PPC domain-containing DNA-binding protein encodes MNYRAIETSGEYVARLETGADWRQEIEALAGAVEADGAWFTALGAVQDAELWFYDQEDLSYEPITFDEPLEVASCVGNVSILDGERFAHTHAVLSRPDGETVAGHLNAATVFAGEVYLRAFDASLERAHDERTDLDLWPL; translated from the coding sequence ATGAACTACCGAGCGATCGAGACGTCGGGCGAGTACGTCGCCAGGCTCGAAACCGGTGCGGACTGGCGCCAGGAGATCGAAGCCCTCGCCGGCGCGGTCGAAGCGGACGGCGCCTGGTTCACCGCGCTCGGGGCGGTGCAGGACGCAGAACTCTGGTTCTACGACCAGGAGGACCTCTCTTACGAGCCAATCACGTTCGACGAACCGCTGGAAGTCGCGAGCTGCGTCGGAAACGTGTCGATACTCGACGGCGAGCGGTTCGCACACACGCACGCAGTCCTCTCTAGACCTGACGGCGAAACGGTGGCCGGACACCTAAACGCCGCCACCGTCTTCGCCGGCGAGGTCTACCTCCGCGCGTTCGACGCCTCCCTCGAGCGGGCACACGACGAACGAACCGACCTCGACCTCTGGCCGCTATAA
- a CDS encoding ABC transporter permease — MATTEGQLDGDGGDEPQIGWRNTYRQVKADPTARWGLYIIALATSVAVFSAVDANLSRLTFDAYQDYTMGEWLPILENPETLPPPGESEPYQPPAFADGGAWENPLGTDEHARDYLSRIIYGARVSMAVGFFATVLGLTGGVLIGAVAGYYGGWIDDVLMRFVETIYSIPALVLVIVFTIFVSGGNPDVIYAIVGVGIASVPVFARIIRSRVLSVREMDYVEAARAAGVKDRHIIWRHVVPNSFAPVLVYATLQIGFAILIVAGLSFLGYGAQPPTPDWGQMLNYAHGQMHVNPWMSIWPGIAILITIMGFNLFGDGLQDALDPRIDN; from the coding sequence ATGGCCACGACCGAAGGACAACTCGACGGCGACGGCGGCGACGAACCGCAGATCGGGTGGCGAAACACCTACCGCCAGGTCAAAGCGGACCCGACGGCCCGGTGGGGACTCTACATCATCGCCCTGGCCACGTCGGTCGCGGTCTTCTCGGCGGTCGACGCCAACCTCTCGCGGCTGACGTTCGACGCCTACCAGGACTACACGATGGGGGAGTGGCTGCCGATACTCGAGAATCCGGAGACACTCCCGCCGCCGGGCGAGAGCGAGCCATACCAACCGCCCGCGTTCGCCGACGGCGGCGCCTGGGAGAATCCGCTCGGAACCGACGAACACGCCCGAGACTACCTCTCGCGAATTATCTACGGCGCCCGCGTCTCGATGGCGGTCGGATTTTTCGCGACCGTGCTCGGATTGACCGGCGGCGTCCTCATCGGAGCGGTGGCAGGCTACTACGGCGGCTGGATCGACGACGTCCTGATGCGCTTCGTCGAGACGATTTACTCGATCCCCGCGCTGGTGCTGGTGATCGTGTTCACGATCTTCGTCAGCGGGGGCAATCCGGACGTCATCTACGCGATCGTCGGCGTCGGCATCGCGTCGGTCCCCGTCTTCGCCCGAATCATACGCAGCCGCGTGTTGAGCGTCCGGGAGATGGACTACGTCGAAGCCGCTCGCGCGGCCGGCGTCAAGGACCGTCACATCATCTGGCGTCACGTCGTCCCGAACAGCTTCGCACCCGTGCTGGTGTACGCGACGCTCCAGATCGGCTTCGCGATCCTGATCGTCGCCGGGCTGTCGTTTCTGGGCTACGGCGCGCAGCCGCCGACGCCCGACTGGGGCCAGATGCTAAACTACGCGCACGGGCAGATGCACGTAAACCCGTGGATGAGCATCTGGCCCGGCATCGCGATCTTGATCACCATCATGGGGTTCAACCTCTTCGGCGACGGGTTGCAAGACGCTCTCGACCCCCGAATAGACAATTGA
- a CDS encoding ABC transporter ATP-binding protein: MNADTILTVENLKTQFYTEQGVVRAVDGISFDVRAGEIVGIVGESGAGKSVATNSIIRLIESPGEIVDGEITYMGETTIVGFEERSDGTLVPRDEMLSNEAMRRDIRGNEIAIIFQDPMESLNPVYTIGGQLREFIELNRELDGIDPKTEAIRMLREVGIPEPEARYDDYPHEFSGGMRQRVLIAMALACRPNLIIADEPTTALDVTVEGQILDLVADLQEQYGTSFIWVTHDMGVVAEIADRVNVMYLGKIVEQGEVDDIFHETSHPYTKALLDSIPRPDRTVDALDPIVGSIPSPIDPPPACRFHTRCPDARRACTRIEPTYVEIDQATDHRTACIKYDDVGYWESTPLEHAKEQETSYVERPGGDG; encoded by the coding sequence ATGAACGCCGACACCATCCTCACGGTCGAGAATTTGAAGACGCAGTTCTACACCGAACAGGGCGTCGTCCGGGCCGTCGACGGCATCTCCTTCGACGTCCGGGCGGGCGAGATCGTCGGCATCGTCGGCGAGAGCGGGGCGGGAAAGAGCGTGGCCACCAACAGCATCATCCGGCTAATCGAGTCGCCGGGCGAGATCGTCGACGGCGAGATCACCTACATGGGCGAGACGACGATCGTCGGCTTCGAAGAACGGAGCGACGGAACACTCGTTCCCCGCGACGAGATGCTCTCTAACGAGGCCATGCGCCGGGATATTCGCGGCAACGAGATCGCCATCATCTTCCAGGATCCGATGGAGTCGCTGAATCCGGTCTACACCATCGGCGGCCAGCTCCGCGAGTTCATCGAGCTCAACCGCGAACTGGACGGCATCGATCCGAAGACCGAAGCGATCCGAATGCTCCGGGAGGTCGGCATTCCCGAGCCGGAGGCGCGCTACGACGATTACCCCCACGAGTTCTCGGGCGGGATGCGCCAGCGCGTCCTGATCGCGATGGCGCTCGCCTGCCGTCCGAACCTCATCATCGCCGACGAGCCGACGACGGCCCTGGACGTCACCGTCGAGGGTCAGATCCTCGATCTGGTGGCGGATCTCCAGGAGCAGTACGGGACGAGCTTCATCTGGGTGACCCACGACATGGGCGTCGTCGCCGAGATCGCAGACCGGGTCAACGTGATGTACCTCGGGAAGATCGTCGAACAGGGCGAGGTCGACGACATCTTCCACGAGACGAGTCACCCGTACACGAAGGCGCTGCTCGATTCGATCCCGCGTCCCGACCGGACCGTCGACGCGCTCGATCCGATCGTCGGCTCTATCCCGAGCCCGATCGATCCGCCGCCGGCCTGTCGGTTTCACACGCGGTGTCCCGACGCGCGGCGAGCGTGCACCAGGATCGAGCCGACGTACGTCGAGATCGACCAGGCCACGGACCACCGGACCGCGTGCATCAAGTACGACGACGTCGGCTACTGGGAGAGCACGCCGCTCGAACACGCGAAAGAACAGGAGACCTCCTACGTCGAACGGCCGGGTGGTGACGGATGA
- a CDS encoding ABC transporter permease, whose amino-acid sequence MTLLRYTISRLLQAVPVLVGIAFITFVLVNSMPGDPVSIMVEGQEVDQETIDMLEARYGLDEPFHERFITYMAGLAQGDLGYSIHHNMPVAELMLIRLGPTLLLVLSAFAFALVTAVPLGVLAAKRRNEPTDHFSRIIALIGVSTPSFWIGIMLILIFAVWLGWLPSGRLVYPWRDPAHYGYGGQLELWYQTIRHLLLPMVALGTLQMATIMRIERSSMVESLQEEHVRLARAYGVPERRVLRKHAFRPAQLPIITIVGLNLSTALGGAVLIETVFEINGMGRLLIQSIENLDYQVVMGVTIVLATIFVIGVIVTDISYAYIDPRVSYGDRA is encoded by the coding sequence ATGACCCTGCTGCGGTACACGATCAGTCGGCTTCTGCAAGCGGTTCCGGTACTGGTCGGTATCGCGTTCATCACGTTCGTCCTGGTCAACTCGATGCCCGGCGATCCGGTTTCGATCATGGTCGAAGGTCAGGAGGTCGACCAGGAGACCATCGACATGCTGGAGGCTCGCTACGGGCTCGACGAACCGTTCCACGAGCGGTTCATCACGTACATGGCCGGATTGGCCCAGGGCGACCTCGGGTACAGCATCCATCACAACATGCCGGTCGCCGAGTTGATGCTGATTCGACTCGGTCCCACCCTGCTACTCGTGCTCTCGGCGTTCGCCTTCGCGCTCGTGACGGCGGTGCCACTCGGCGTGCTGGCCGCCAAGCGTCGAAACGAGCCCACGGATCACTTCTCCCGGATCATCGCGCTGATCGGCGTCAGCACGCCGTCGTTCTGGATCGGTATCATGCTGATACTCATCTTCGCGGTGTGGCTCGGCTGGCTTCCGTCCGGTCGGCTGGTCTACCCGTGGCGCGATCCGGCTCACTACGGCTACGGCGGTCAGCTCGAGTTGTGGTACCAGACGATCAGACACCTGCTGTTGCCCATGGTGGCGCTCGGAACCCTCCAGATGGCGACGATCATGCGGATCGAACGCTCCTCGATGGTCGAGAGTCTGCAAGAAGAACACGTCAGGCTCGCCCGAGCGTACGGCGTCCCCGAGCGACGGGTGCTCCGAAAGCACGCCTTCCGACCCGCGCAACTGCCGATCATCACGATCGTCGGCCTGAACCTCTCGACGGCGCTCGGCGGGGCGGTGCTGATCGAGACGGTGTTCGAGATAAACGGCATGGGCCGGTTGCTGATCCAGTCGATCGAAAACTTAGACTACCAGGTGGTGATGGGCGTGACGATCGTGCTGGCGACCATCTTCGTGATCGGCGTCATCGTCACGGACATCTCGTACGCGTACATCGACCCGCGCGTCAGTTACGGTGATCGAGCGTAA
- a CDS encoding ABC transporter substrate-binding protein, with the protein MAHDMPQLTRRHVLGSGAAISAAAIAGCFGGDDDDDSFIHITQSQERDEDFDPVIANDAYSAQVYQLVYDGLYEFGEGLELEPNVATDFPDVENDGTRYLFEIHEGIEFHNGDELTASDVAHSFTAPVEEDTENASSYNMIEDIEIIDDHQLQVDLFDPYGPFELQTMAVTIVNEDVRTDDPEDYNTNPVGSGPYTWGDWSANEFAEVELWDDYWDDDLELNIDTVRFEAHADEAGRISDIDAGNTDVAMDIPNADWEDLDANDDVTVTGAESPTYMYMAFNCNEGPTTNPEVRRAICHAFSMQDFIETHAEHVASPMYSPVPPVVNEVWGFPEDEYRDMLPEYDPDEAEALLDEHAPDDFEPTIIAPEGLRAQLAERIATRLDEIGYGADAQILSFDALVDTYVTGEYEDYAMYFLGWTGGPDPDYYLYPLFHESQEEVNQGHFYEGSDGFHDAIAEGRETADQDERYDIYEPVIREIVEELPALPAFTQDNTMAIGQYVDGLEAHPNVASNPNLASKHYDVSVE; encoded by the coding sequence ATGGCACACGATATGCCGCAACTCACACGGCGACACGTGCTTGGCTCGGGTGCTGCAATTTCCGCCGCAGCGATCGCAGGGTGTTTCGGTGGCGACGATGACGACGATAGTTTCATCCACATCACCCAGTCACAGGAACGTGACGAGGACTTCGATCCCGTCATTGCGAACGACGCCTACAGCGCGCAGGTGTACCAGCTCGTCTACGACGGACTCTACGAGTTCGGCGAAGGACTCGAGCTCGAACCGAACGTCGCGACGGACTTTCCGGACGTCGAAAACGACGGAACCCGATACCTCTTCGAGATTCACGAGGGGATCGAGTTCCACAACGGCGACGAACTGACGGCGTCGGACGTCGCCCACTCGTTTACGGCCCCGGTCGAAGAGGACACGGAGAACGCCTCCAGCTACAACATGATCGAGGACATCGAGATCATCGACGACCACCAGCTTCAGGTCGACCTCTTCGATCCGTACGGTCCGTTCGAACTCCAGACGATGGCGGTCACGATCGTCAACGAAGACGTCAGAACGGACGACCCCGAGGACTACAACACGAATCCAGTCGGCTCCGGTCCGTACACGTGGGGCGACTGGTCGGCGAACGAGTTCGCCGAGGTCGAACTCTGGGACGACTACTGGGACGACGACCTCGAGTTGAACATCGATACGGTCCGGTTCGAAGCCCACGCCGACGAGGCCGGCCGCATCTCCGACATCGACGCCGGCAACACGGACGTCGCCATGGACATTCCGAACGCCGACTGGGAGGACTTAGACGCCAACGACGACGTCACCGTCACCGGCGCCGAGAGTCCGACGTACATGTACATGGCCTTCAACTGTAACGAGGGGCCGACGACGAACCCTGAGGTTCGTCGGGCGATCTGTCACGCGTTCTCGATGCAGGACTTCATCGAAACGCACGCCGAACACGTCGCGTCGCCGATGTACAGTCCGGTCCCGCCGGTCGTCAACGAGGTCTGGGGCTTCCCGGAAGACGAGTACCGGGACATGCTCCCCGAGTACGATCCGGACGAGGCCGAAGCGCTTCTCGACGAGCACGCCCCCGACGACTTCGAACCGACGATCATCGCGCCGGAAGGGCTCAGAGCCCAGCTCGCCGAACGGATCGCGACCCGTCTCGACGAGATCGGTTACGGCGCGGACGCCCAGATCCTCTCGTTCGACGCGCTGGTCGACACCTACGTCACCGGCGAATACGAAGACTACGCGATGTACTTCCTGGGATGGACCGGCGGTCCCGACCCGGACTACTACCTCTACCCGCTCTTCCACGAGAGCCAGGAGGAAGTAAACCAGGGCCACTTCTACGAGGGAAGTGACGGCTTCCACGACGCGATCGCGGAAGGTCGCGAGACCGCAGACCAGGACGAGCGCTACGACATCTACGAACCGGTGATCCGAGAGATTGTCGAGGAACTCCCGGCGCTGCCGGCGTTCACGCAGGACAACACGATGGCGATCGGCCAGTACGTCGACGGCCTCGAAGCGCACCCGAACGTGGCGTCGAACCCCAACCTGGCGTCCAAACACTACGACGTCTCGGTGGAATAA